A DNA window from Anastrepha ludens isolate Willacy chromosome 6, idAnaLude1.1, whole genome shotgun sequence contains the following coding sequences:
- the LOC128868347 gene encoding jerky protein homolog-like: MFSKRKRVVLSITDKVKIIEQLNKGVSNKFLAETYNVGTSTISDLKKNSSAILKFASNLQFEDGSPSRKNMKTAENKELEQAMFKWFLQQRSIGNPLFGPILCEKAKIFAEKMDNLSEFKASDGWLRNFKARHGIRELDLCGEKLSADNTAAEKFIEEFKTKIENYDPEFVFNADETGLNWKALPRKTLASKRETSAPGHKVSKDRVTVLTCANSTGNHRLPLLLIGKSKNPRAFKNVKKLPVVYKNQNKAWMTSALFTEWFDDVFIPDVKKYQKKINKKGNVLLLLDNAPTHPSESLLERENGRFKALFLPPNVTSLLQPMDQGIIECMKRLYKKQLLRKLLSADENEEGTLIYHKNINIKDCCYMVADAWTSVKAITLKRAWNKINGISTQQQIQEEKENAELKNNEESDKDTDSMSTENLQNMITKVPGCSECNVEDIEDWLHSDSIDPGFQLLSDDEIIQSTKEESYPVDTEDDNDSTFELEAGPSASEAFACFETALNWMERQSECDHVDLLVVKRLKDLAAKKRVSSLKQRTLTEMFK, from the coding sequence ATGTTTTCTAAAAGAAAACGTGTTGTGCTTTCAATCACAgataaagtgaaaataattgaaCAATTAAACAAAGGAGtgtctaataaatttttggctGAAACTTATAATGTAGGAACATCGACTATTTcggatttaaagaaaaacagttctgcaattttaaaatttgcttctaaTTTGCAATTTGAGGATGGAAGTCCAtctagaaaaaatatgaaaactgcTGAAAATAAAGAACTTGAACAGGCAATGTTTAAATGGTTTTTACAGCAGCGTTCAATTGGAAATCCTCTTTTTGGACCTATTCTttgtgaaaaagcaaaaatttttgcTGAGAAGATGGATAATTTGTCCGAATTTAAAGCGAGTGACGGTTGGCTGCGTAATTTTAAGGCTCGGCACGGCATTCGAGAGCTCGATTTGTGTGGAGAAAAGCTTTCTGCCGATAATACTGCAGCAGAAAAGTTTATTGAGGaatttaaaacgaaaattgaaaattacgatcctgaatttgtttttaatgcgGATGAAACAGGCCTCAATTGGAAGGCACTACCTCGTAAAACTTTAGCTTCAAAGAGAGAAACAAGTGCTCCTGGTCACAAAGTTAGCAAAGATCGCGTGACAGTTCTTACTTGTGCCAATTCAACAGGCAATCATCGGCTTCCATTACTCTTAATTGGCAAATCCAAAAACCCAAGAGCTTTTAAAAACGTTAAAAAGCTTCCAGTtgtttataaaaaccaaaataaagcaTGGATGACTTCTGCATTGTTTACGGAATGGTTTGATGACGTTTTTATTCCAGATGTTAAAAagtatcaaaagaaaataaataaaaaggggAATGTATTGCTTTTGCTGGACAATGCACCTACTCATCCTTCAGAAAGTTTACTTGAGAGAGAAAATGGTCGTTTCAAAGCTCTTTTTCTGCCACCTAATGTGACCAGTTTGCTGCAACCTATGGATCAAGGCATCATTGAATGCATGAAACGACTTTACAAAAAACAACTGCTTCGTAAGCTACTGTCAGCCGATGAAAATGAAGAAGGTACTCTAATATATCATAAAAACATTAACATAAAAGATTGCTGCTACATGGTAGCTGATGCATGGACTTCCGTAAAGGCGATAACTTTGAAGAGggcttggaataaaataaatggaatttcaACACAACAGCAAATacaggaagaaaaagaaaatgcagAATTGAAGAACAACGAGGAAAGTGATAAAGATACTGATTCAATGTCTACGGAAAACCTGCAGAATATGATTACAAAAGTTCCAGGCTGTTCCGAGTGCAATGTAGAGGATATCGAAGATTGGTTACATTCTGATTCAATAGATCCTGGGTTCCAATTATTGAGTGACGATGAAATTATTCAGAGTACAAAAGAAGAATCATACCCAGTGGACACAGAAGATGACAATGATTCTACATTTGAATTAGAAGCTGGACCTTCTGCAAGTGAGGCGTTTGCTTGTTTTGAGACTGCCTTAAATTGGATGGAACGACAATCTGAATGCGACCATGTAGACCTTCTTGTCGTCAAGCGCTTGAAAGATCTAGCTGCTAAAAAGCGAGTTTCTTCATTAAAACAGCGTACATTgacagaaatgtttaaataa